A portion of the Bacteroides faecium genome contains these proteins:
- a CDS encoding inositol-3-phosphate synthase — translation MKQEIKPATGRLGVLVVGVGGAVATTMIVGTLASRKGLAKPIGSITQLATMRMENNEEKLIKDVVPLTDLNDIVFGGWDIFPDNAYEAAMYAEVLKEKDLNGVKDELEAIKPMPAAFDHNWAKRLNGTHIKKAATRWEMVEQLRQDIRDFKAANNCERVVVLWAASTEIYIPLSDEHMSLAALEKAMKDNNTEVISPSMCYAYAAIAEDAPFVMGAPNLCVDTPAMWEFSKQKQVPISGKDFKSGQTLMKTVLAPMFKTRMLGVNGWFSTNILGNRDGEVLDDPDNFKTKEVSKLSVIDTIFEPEKYPDLYGDVYHKVRINYYPPRKDNKEAWDNIDIFGWMGYPMEIKVNFLCRDSILAAPIALDLVLFSDLAMRAGMCGIQTWLSFFCKSPMHDFEHQPEHDLFTQWRMVKQTLRNMIGEKEPDYLA, via the coding sequence ATGAAACAAGAAATTAAACCCGCTACCGGACGTCTCGGTGTGTTGGTAGTTGGAGTCGGTGGTGCGGTTGCTACCACAATGATTGTAGGTACACTAGCCTCTCGCAAGGGACTGGCAAAACCGATAGGATCTATTACCCAGTTAGCCACAATGCGCATGGAAAACAACGAAGAAAAACTCATCAAGGACGTCGTGCCCTTGACGGATTTGAACGACATTGTTTTCGGCGGATGGGACATTTTCCCGGATAACGCATATGAAGCTGCCATGTACGCTGAGGTCTTGAAAGAAAAAGACCTGAACGGAGTAAAGGACGAATTGGAAGCTATCAAACCGATGCCGGCTGCTTTCGACCACAATTGGGCAAAACGTCTGAACGGAACACATATCAAGAAAGCTGCTACACGCTGGGAAATGGTGGAACAACTTCGCCAGGACATCCGCGACTTCAAGGCTGCCAACAACTGCGAACGCGTCGTTGTGCTTTGGGCTGCAAGTACTGAAATCTACATTCCATTGTCTGACGAACACATGTCACTCGCTGCTTTGGAAAAGGCAATGAAGGACAACAACACGGAAGTGATTTCTCCGAGTATGTGTTATGCATATGCTGCCATTGCGGAAGATGCTCCGTTCGTAATGGGTGCTCCTAACTTGTGTGTGGATACTCCTGCTATGTGGGAATTCTCCAAACAAAAACAAGTACCTATCTCAGGTAAAGACTTCAAGAGCGGCCAGACACTGATGAAAACCGTATTGGCTCCGATGTTCAAAACCCGTATGCTGGGTGTGAACGGCTGGTTCTCTACCAATATCCTCGGCAACCGTGATGGTGAAGTGCTCGACGATCCGGACAACTTCAAGACAAAAGAAGTCAGCAAGCTGTCTGTTATCGACACTATCTTCGAACCTGAAAAATATCCTGATCTCTACGGAGACGTTTACCATAAAGTACGTATCAACTATTACCCGCCCCGCAAGGACAACAAAGAAGCATGGGACAACATTGACATCTTCGGATGGATGGGTTACCCGATGGAAATCAAGGTGAACTTCCTTTGCCGCGACTCTATCCTTGCCGCTCCTATCGCACTGGACCTCGTATTGTTCAGTGACTTGGCAATGCGTGCAGGCATGTGTGGCATCCAGACTTGGCTGTCATTCTTCTGCAAGAGCCCGATGCACGATTTCGAGCACCAGCCGGAACATGACTTGTTCACTCAATGGAGAATGGTAAAACAGACATTGCGTAACATGATCGGTGAAAAAGAACCTGATTATTTGGCTTAA
- a CDS encoding DUF5686 and carboxypeptidase-like regulatory domain-containing protein — translation MRLMMKGISTLFLLLTISIPLSAQYVVQGVVTDSLTKEPLPYASVRLKDTTEGTTTGSDGRFYFKTNRSEAVLVISVIGYNDDSRNIRPARNASYKVALSPTSYDLSEVVVKPKREHYRKKDNPAVEFVRRMIESRDNYSPYEKDFWQRERYEKTTFALNNFDEEKQKKWLYRKFDFLTEYVDTSAVTGKPILTVSARELLATDYYRKSPRSEKQWVKGRKQAGVDEFLSKQGMQAAINEVFKDVDIYENNISLFTNKFVSPLSRIGTGFYKYYLMDTLQIAGEPCVDLAFTPFNSESFGFNGHLYVTLDSTYFVKRAVFNFPKKINLNFVDYMLLEQEFKRAEDGTRLLDHESITVEFKLTEGQDGIFARRVADYSNYAFTPTAEADKAFGKPERIIEETAALARPESFWAENRPQAAISQQENSVDRLMAQLRGYPVYYWTEKVLSILFTGYIPTSKEAPLFYIGPMNATVSGNTLEGVRIRGGGMTTAWLNPHLFGKGYIAYGFKDERMKGLAELEYSFKKKKEYANEFPIHSLKLRYESDVNQYGQNYLYTSKDNVFLALKREKDDRIGYFQQAEMTYTNEFYSGFSFQLTARRRTDESSYLIPFLLKQGDSFTPVKDFSTSAAELKLRYAPNEKFFQTQWNRFPVSLDAPVFTLSHTIAGKGILGSDYTYNHTEAGVQKRFWFSAFGYTDVILKAGKVWDKVPFPLLIMPNANLSYTIQPESYSLMNAMEFMNDEYFSWDVTYFLNGWLFNRVPLLKKLKWREIVSCRGLYGHLSDKNNPAFSDDLFAFPIADTRTMGKTPYVEAGVGIENIFKVLRLDYVWRLTYRDSPGIDKSGLRISLHMTF, via the coding sequence ATGAGATTAATGATGAAAGGTATATCGACGCTCTTTCTTTTATTGACAATCAGTATTCCCCTTAGTGCACAGTATGTGGTACAGGGTGTGGTTACTGATTCTCTGACAAAAGAACCCCTGCCTTATGCATCTGTACGTTTGAAAGACACGACCGAGGGAACTACTACCGGAAGCGACGGACGCTTCTATTTCAAGACCAACCGTTCCGAAGCAGTACTTGTGATTTCCGTAATCGGCTATAATGACGATAGCCGGAACATTCGTCCTGCCCGTAACGCATCCTACAAAGTAGCGCTTTCACCTACCTCGTATGACCTCTCCGAAGTCGTAGTGAAACCCAAACGCGAGCACTACCGGAAAAAAGATAATCCTGCCGTAGAGTTTGTCCGCCGGATGATTGAAAGCCGCGACAACTATTCCCCTTACGAAAAAGACTTCTGGCAACGCGAGCGTTACGAAAAGACCACCTTCGCGTTGAATAACTTCGACGAAGAGAAACAGAAGAAATGGCTCTACCGCAAATTTGATTTCCTCACCGAATACGTAGACACCTCTGCCGTCACCGGAAAGCCGATTCTCACCGTATCCGCCCGCGAACTGCTCGCTACGGACTATTACCGGAAATCTCCCCGTTCGGAAAAACAATGGGTGAAAGGACGCAAGCAAGCCGGTGTCGACGAATTTCTCTCTAAACAGGGCATGCAGGCAGCCATCAATGAAGTTTTCAAGGACGTGGACATCTACGAGAACAACATCTCCCTCTTCACCAATAAGTTTGTCAGCCCCCTGTCCCGTATCGGCACAGGATTCTATAAATACTACCTGATGGATACGTTGCAGATAGCGGGCGAGCCTTGCGTAGACCTCGCTTTTACCCCTTTCAACTCCGAGTCTTTCGGCTTCAACGGGCATCTGTATGTCACGCTCGACTCTACTTACTTTGTGAAACGTGCCGTATTTAACTTCCCGAAAAAGATAAACCTGAACTTTGTAGATTATATGTTGCTCGAACAGGAATTTAAACGTGCCGAAGATGGTACGCGCCTGCTCGACCACGAAAGTATCACCGTAGAATTCAAGCTGACCGAAGGACAGGACGGCATCTTCGCCCGTCGCGTGGCGGATTACAGCAACTACGCCTTCACGCCGACCGCCGAAGCGGACAAAGCCTTCGGCAAGCCGGAACGCATCATCGAAGAAACGGCAGCCCTGGCACGCCCCGAATCTTTCTGGGCGGAGAACCGTCCGCAAGCCGCCATCTCGCAACAGGAGAATTCGGTAGACCGGCTGATGGCACAACTGCGCGGTTATCCGGTTTATTACTGGACGGAGAAAGTACTCTCCATCCTCTTTACCGGCTATATCCCCACATCGAAAGAAGCCCCTCTTTTCTATATCGGCCCGATGAATGCCACCGTCAGCGGCAATACGCTCGAAGGCGTCCGTATCCGTGGCGGGGGAATGACCACCGCCTGGCTCAACCCGCACCTGTTCGGTAAAGGCTACATCGCCTACGGTTTCAAAGACGAGAGAATGAAAGGGCTGGCGGAACTGGAATACTCCTTCAAGAAAAAGAAAGAATATGCCAATGAATTTCCCATTCATTCGCTGAAATTGCGTTACGAATCAGATGTCAACCAATACGGGCAAAATTATCTTTATACAAGCAAGGACAACGTATTCCTCGCCTTGAAACGTGAGAAAGACGACCGTATCGGCTATTTCCAACAAGCGGAAATGACCTATACCAATGAATTTTACTCCGGTTTCTCTTTCCAACTGACAGCGCGCAGGCGGACGGACGAATCCTCTTACCTGATTCCCTTTCTGCTGAAGCAAGGCGATTCCTTCACTCCGGTAAAAGATTTTTCTACCAGTGCGGCAGAGCTGAAACTGCGTTACGCTCCGAACGAGAAGTTCTTCCAGACCCAATGGAACCGTTTCCCCGTATCCCTGGATGCTCCCGTGTTTACCCTGTCGCATACCATCGCCGGGAAGGGAATCCTGGGCAGCGACTATACATACAACCATACCGAAGCCGGCGTCCAAAAACGATTTTGGTTCTCCGCTTTCGGCTATACGGATGTGATATTGAAAGCAGGGAAAGTGTGGGATAAAGTACCGTTCCCGTTGCTTATCATGCCCAACGCCAATCTTTCCTATACCATCCAGCCGGAATCTTACTCATTGATGAACGCAATGGAGTTTATGAACGATGAATATTTCTCATGGGATGTCACCTATTTCCTCAACGGGTGGTTGTTCAATCGTGTTCCGTTGTTGAAAAAACTGAAATGGCGTGAAATAGTTTCCTGTCGTGGGCTGTACGGACATTTGAGCGACAAGAACAATCCTGCATTCAGTGATGATTTGTTCGCTTTTCCGATTGCGGATACCCGTACAATGGGAAAAACGCCTTACGTAGAAGCAGGAGTAGGTATTGAAAACATTTTTAAGGTGTTACGTTTGGACTACGTGTGGCGGCTTACTTACCGCGATTCTCCGGGAATTGACAAGTCCGGTTTGAGAATAAGTCTCCACATGACCTTTTAA
- a CDS encoding sensor histidine kinase codes for MRIKGLFFILVFLLLALGGILLFLSSQLNTLFFYIGEGLILFILIYLVFFYRKLVKPLNTIGSGMDLLREQDFSSRLSPVGQYEADRVVNVFNRMMEQLKNERLRLREQNHFLDLLINASPMGVIITTLDDDLSQLNPMALKMLGVRLEDVQGKKMKEIDSPLAMELANVPKGETTTVRLNDSNIYRCTHSSFIDHGFQHPFFLVESLTDEVMKAEKKAYEKVIRMIAHEVNNTTAGITSTLDTVEQALSTEEGMDDICDVMRVCTERCFSMSRFITRFADVVKIPEPTVSPVNLNDLAFTCKRFMEGMCNDRHIKLRMEPDESLKDVMLDAALFEQVLVNIIKNAVESIETDAESIGTDGEIIIRTLSPATIEITDNGKGINKETEAKLFSPFFSTKPNGQGIGLIFIREVLMRHGCTFSLRTYADGLTKFQIVFP; via the coding sequence GTGCGTATAAAAGGACTATTTTTCATCCTCGTCTTCTTGTTGCTGGCACTGGGCGGCATATTACTGTTCCTTTCCAGCCAACTGAACACGCTCTTCTTCTACATAGGCGAGGGGCTGATACTCTTCATTCTCATTTATCTGGTATTCTTCTATCGTAAGCTCGTAAAACCTTTAAATACCATCGGAAGCGGCATGGACTTGTTGCGCGAACAGGATTTCAGCAGCCGCCTCAGTCCGGTGGGACAATACGAAGCCGACCGTGTCGTAAATGTCTTCAACCGCATGATGGAACAACTCAAGAACGAACGTCTCCGCCTGCGCGAACAAAATCACTTTCTCGACCTGCTGATTAACGCTTCCCCGATGGGGGTCATTATCACCACCCTCGACGACGACCTCTCGCAACTAAACCCGATGGCATTGAAAATGCTCGGTGTCCGTCTGGAAGACGTACAAGGCAAGAAGATGAAAGAGATAGACTCCCCGCTAGCCATGGAGCTGGCCAACGTCCCGAAAGGCGAGACAACCACCGTCCGCCTGAACGACTCCAATATCTACCGTTGCACTCACTCTTCCTTTATCGACCATGGATTCCAACACCCTTTCTTCCTCGTAGAAAGCCTGACGGACGAAGTGATGAAAGCCGAAAAGAAAGCCTACGAGAAGGTAATCCGCATGATAGCCCATGAAGTGAACAACACGACCGCCGGCATCACTTCCACACTGGACACCGTAGAACAAGCCCTTTCCACCGAAGAAGGCATGGACGACATCTGCGACGTGATGCGTGTGTGTACCGAACGCTGCTTCTCCATGAGCCGTTTCATCACCCGCTTCGCCGACGTTGTGAAGATACCCGAGCCTACCGTCTCGCCCGTCAACCTGAACGACCTGGCTTTTACCTGCAAACGTTTCATGGAAGGAATGTGCAACGACCGCCATATCAAGCTCCGCATGGAACCGGACGAAAGCCTGAAAGACGTCATGCTGGACGCCGCCCTCTTCGAGCAAGTACTTGTGAACATCATCAAGAACGCCGTCGAAAGTATCGAAACAGATGCCGAAAGCATCGGGACAGACGGTGAAATCATCATCCGTACCTTGTCTCCCGCCACTATCGAAATCACAGACAACGGCAAAGGCATCAATAAAGAAACGGAAGCGAAACTGTTCAGCCCTTTCTTCTCTACCAAACCGAACGGGCAGGGCATCGGCCTTATCTTTATCCGCGAAGTACTGATGCGCCACGGGTGCACCTTTTCATTGCGGACTTATGCCGACGGATTGACCAAATTTCAGATTGTTTTTCCTTGA
- a CDS encoding sigma-54-dependent transcriptional regulator: MILIIDDDSAVRSSLSFMLKRAGYEAQAVPTPWEAMDVVRSVTPDLILMDMNFTLSTTGEEGLTLLKQVKIFRPETPVILMTAWGSIQLAVQGMQAGAFDFITKPWNNAALLQRIETALELSTTSKETTQEQSDSFDRSHIIGRSQGLTDVLNTIARIAKTNASVLITGESGTGKELIAEAIHINSQRAKHPFVKVNLGGISQSLFESEMFGHKKGAFTDASADRIGRFEMANKGTIFLDEIGDLDPSCQVKLLRVLQDQTFEVLGDSRPRKTDIRVVSATNADLRKMVSERSFREDLFYRINLITVKLPALRERREDIPLLARHFADRQAAANGLPHTDFSADAMQFLSRLPFPGNIRELKNLVERTILVSGKPLLDASDFDAQYIRHDDARAAEGASLAGMTLDEIEQQIILQALERYKGNLSQVATALGISRAALYRRLEKYNIIM, from the coding sequence ATGATTCTGATAATTGACGATGACAGCGCAGTGCGCTCTTCCCTCAGCTTCATGCTGAAGCGGGCAGGGTATGAGGCACAGGCAGTTCCCACTCCCTGGGAAGCCATGGATGTGGTGCGTTCCGTAACTCCTGACTTAATCTTGATGGATATGAACTTCACCCTTTCCACAACGGGCGAAGAAGGTCTGACTTTGCTCAAGCAGGTAAAGATATTCCGTCCCGAAACTCCGGTTATATTGATGACCGCTTGGGGAAGTATCCAACTTGCCGTGCAGGGAATGCAGGCAGGCGCTTTCGATTTCATCACAAAACCCTGGAACAACGCCGCCCTGTTGCAACGAATCGAAACCGCCTTGGAACTCTCGACGACTTCTAAAGAAACTACACAGGAACAAAGCGACTCCTTCGACCGCAGCCATATCATCGGACGCAGCCAAGGTCTGACGGACGTATTGAATACCATCGCCCGTATCGCAAAGACCAACGCTTCCGTACTAATCACGGGCGAGAGCGGGACAGGCAAAGAACTGATAGCCGAAGCCATCCATATCAACAGCCAGCGTGCGAAGCACCCGTTTGTAAAAGTCAATCTGGGCGGTATTTCCCAAAGCCTGTTCGAGAGTGAAATGTTCGGGCATAAGAAAGGAGCTTTCACTGATGCTTCCGCCGACCGTATCGGACGTTTCGAAATGGCGAACAAAGGAACTATCTTCTTGGATGAAATCGGTGACCTCGACCCTTCCTGCCAGGTGAAACTGTTGCGTGTATTGCAAGACCAGACTTTCGAGGTTCTCGGCGACAGCCGTCCCCGCAAGACCGACATCCGAGTAGTCTCCGCCACCAATGCCGACCTGCGCAAGATGGTGAGCGAACGCTCTTTTCGCGAAGACCTGTTCTACCGCATCAACCTGATAACTGTAAAACTGCCTGCCTTACGCGAACGCCGCGAAGACATCCCGCTGCTGGCACGTCATTTTGCCGACCGTCAAGCCGCAGCCAACGGACTGCCGCATACGGACTTCTCCGCCGACGCCATGCAATTCCTGAGCCGTCTGCCTTTCCCCGGAAATATCCGTGAACTCAAGAACTTGGTAGAGCGAACCATACTGGTAAGCGGCAAACCGCTTCTCGACGCTTCCGACTTCGACGCCCAATACATTCGCCACGACGATGCAAGAGCAGCCGAAGGCGCATCCCTGGCAGGTATGACATTGGATGAGATAGAACAGCAGATCATCCTTCAAGCACTGGAACGTTACAAAGGAAATTTGAGCCAGGTAGCTACGGCATTGGGTATCAGCCGTGCCGCCCTCTACCGCCGTCTCGAAAAATATAATATAATAATGTGA
- a CDS encoding TolC family protein, with translation MKKKSILVALAAACLPLALSAQKEGQKEREITLNEAIAMARSQSVDAAVALNELKTAYWEYRTFRADLLPEVNLTGTLPNYNKSYSSYQNSNGSYSFVRNSALGLSGELSIDQNIWLTGGKLSLTSSLDYMKQLGSGGDRQFMSVPVTLKLTQPIFGVNNIKWDRRIEPVRYAEAKAAFITATEEVTMRAITYYFNLLLARENLGTAQQNRKNADHLYEVALAKRKMGQISENELLQLKLSALNAKAALTEAESDLNAKMFQLRAFLGVGEDEILRPVIPEAVDGSKMEYNRVLNKALERNSFAQNIRRRQLEADYEVATARGNLRSVDLFASVGYTGENRNFPTVYKNLQDNQIVQVGVKIPILDWGKRRGKVRVAKSNRDVVLSKIRQEQINFNQDIFLLVEHFNNQAQQLTIAKEADTIAQQRYKTSIETFLIGKINTLDLNDAQNSKDQARQKHISELYYYWYYFYQIRSLTLWDFRTNTELEADFDEIIRQ, from the coding sequence ATGAAAAAGAAAAGTATATTAGTAGCTCTTGCCGCAGCTTGCCTTCCATTGGCATTGTCGGCTCAGAAAGAAGGACAGAAAGAAAGGGAGATAACCTTGAATGAAGCTATCGCAATGGCACGTTCGCAATCCGTCGATGCGGCCGTTGCCCTGAATGAACTGAAAACCGCCTATTGGGAGTACCGTACCTTCCGTGCCGACCTTCTGCCGGAAGTCAATCTTACCGGCACTTTGCCCAATTACAATAAATCATACAGTTCTTATCAGAATTCCAATGGTTCCTACAGCTTCGTCCGCAACAGTGCGCTGGGACTTTCCGGCGAACTTTCCATCGACCAGAACATTTGGCTGACCGGCGGTAAACTCTCTCTGACTTCCTCTCTCGACTATATGAAACAACTCGGTTCCGGTGGTGACCGCCAGTTTATGTCCGTCCCCGTAACCTTGAAACTTACACAACCCATCTTTGGTGTGAACAACATCAAGTGGGACAGGCGCATCGAACCGGTGCGCTATGCGGAAGCGAAAGCGGCTTTTATCACCGCTACCGAAGAAGTGACGATGCGCGCCATTACCTATTACTTCAATCTCCTGCTGGCAAGAGAAAACCTGGGCACCGCCCAACAGAACCGGAAGAACGCCGACCACCTCTACGAAGTAGCCCTTGCCAAACGGAAGATGGGGCAGATTTCCGAAAACGAACTCCTGCAACTCAAACTTTCCGCCCTGAACGCGAAAGCGGCTTTGACGGAAGCGGAGAGCGACTTGAATGCCAAGATGTTCCAGCTCCGTGCCTTTCTGGGAGTAGGAGAGGATGAGATACTCCGTCCTGTTATTCCCGAAGCCGTAGACGGCTCAAAGATGGAATATAATAGGGTATTGAACAAAGCGCTCGAACGTAACTCATTCGCGCAGAATATCCGTCGCCGCCAGTTGGAAGCCGATTATGAAGTGGCTACGGCACGGGGCAACCTGCGTAGCGTCGACCTCTTTGCCAGCGTAGGATATACCGGAGAAAACCGTAACTTCCCCACCGTCTATAAAAACTTGCAAGATAACCAGATAGTGCAGGTAGGCGTCAAAATACCTATCCTGGATTGGGGAAAACGCCGCGGCAAAGTTCGTGTAGCCAAGAGCAACCGTGACGTGGTACTTTCAAAGATTCGCCAGGAACAGATTAATTTCAATCAGGATATTTTCCTGCTGGTGGAACATTTCAACAATCAGGCACAACAGTTGACTATCGCCAAAGAAGCCGACACCATCGCCCAGCAACGTTACAAGACCAGTATCGAAACTTTCCTGATAGGCAAGATTAATACCCTCGACCTGAACGACGCTCAGAACTCCAAAGACCAGGCAAGACAAAAACATATTTCCGAACTTTATTATTATTGGTATTATTTCTACCAAATCCGCAGCCTGACGCTTTGGGATTTCCGTACCAACACCGAACTGGAAGCTGATTTTGATGAAATCATCCGGCAATAA
- a CDS encoding sensor histidine kinase gives MNRRYYCLFVVLFLAVLVRAAASESTFNILFIQSYTSQTPWHSDLNQGLVKGFRESGVKVNITTEYLDADFWAFNSEKVIMRRFCERARERRTDLIVTASDEAFYTLFACGDSLPLQVPVVFFGIKYPDAKLLAAHPNVCGFTANPDFDVILRHAQKIFPQRKDVVCVIDNSFLSNKGRDDFEEEWEIFQQDNPDYNMKIYNTQNHTTSHIIAAICYPRNSYGRIVIAPKWSPFLSFVGKNSKAPVFSTQTVGLTNGVFCAYDSDAYASAFMAGQRASQVLKGTSPLSIGVTEAEQGFIYDYKQLEFFHVDPDKATAAGGIIVNEPYWERYKFLFILLYPSILALLIASIVWLMRANRRESKRRVQAQTRLLVQNKLVEQRNEFDNVFHSIRDGVITYDTDLHIHFTNRSLLRMLHLPYESGGRFYEGMMAGSIFNIYHEGQNILHKMLKQVARTGESVQIPQGSFMKEVHSENYFPVSGEIVPIHSKGGITGMALSARNISDEEMQKRFFDMALDESSIYPWQFDMKTNCFIFPQGFLVQMGYDESVTTITREEMNRTIHPDDLKEIIPQFDKALTGENKNPRLSFRQRNANGEYEWWEYRSSAISGLTQDSLYGILGVCQSIQRYKTAEQEMREARDKALQADKLKSAFLANMSHEIRTPLNAIVGFSDLLSDTSGFTEEEIAQFIATINKNCGLLLALINDILDLSRIESGTMEFMFADHNLPLLLKTVHDSQRLNMPSGVELVLRMPESDKKYLKTDNVRLQQVVNNLINNAAKFTSSGFITFGYEEDEVPGYTRIFVEDTGVGISEEGIRHIFERFYKVDNFTQGAGLGLSICQTIIERLKGSISVTSEVGKGTRFTVRLPNHCE, from the coding sequence TACATTCAATATACTCTTCATCCAGTCATATACTTCTCAGACTCCTTGGCACAGTGACCTTAATCAAGGTTTGGTGAAAGGATTCAGAGAGAGCGGGGTGAAGGTGAATATTACGACAGAATATCTGGACGCTGACTTCTGGGCATTTAATTCGGAGAAAGTAATCATGCGCCGTTTTTGCGAACGTGCCCGTGAGCGTCGGACGGACTTGATTGTAACGGCGAGCGATGAGGCTTTCTATACACTTTTCGCATGTGGAGACTCGTTGCCATTGCAGGTTCCGGTTGTCTTTTTCGGTATCAAGTATCCTGACGCAAAACTGCTTGCAGCTCACCCCAATGTCTGCGGATTCACGGCCAATCCCGATTTTGATGTCATCCTGCGTCATGCGCAAAAGATATTTCCCCAGCGAAAAGATGTCGTTTGCGTGATAGATAATAGTTTTCTGAGTAACAAAGGTCGCGATGACTTTGAAGAAGAGTGGGAAATCTTCCAACAGGATAACCCGGATTATAATATGAAAATTTATAATACTCAGAATCATACCACCAGTCACATTATTGCGGCAATTTGTTATCCGCGCAATAGCTACGGGCGCATTGTGATTGCTCCAAAATGGTCGCCTTTCCTTTCGTTCGTAGGCAAAAACTCCAAAGCTCCGGTGTTCTCAACCCAGACTGTGGGACTGACCAACGGTGTCTTTTGCGCCTATGACAGCGATGCCTATGCTTCCGCGTTTATGGCAGGTCAAAGAGCTTCACAGGTATTGAAAGGGACTTCTCCACTGAGTATCGGAGTGACAGAAGCCGAACAGGGATTTATATACGACTACAAGCAACTGGAATTTTTCCACGTCGACCCCGATAAAGCGACTGCCGCCGGCGGAATCATTGTCAACGAACCCTATTGGGAGAGATACAAATTCCTCTTCATTCTTCTCTATCCGTCCATCCTGGCTTTATTGATAGCATCTATCGTATGGCTGATGCGTGCCAACCGTCGCGAATCCAAACGACGTGTGCAAGCCCAGACCCGCCTGCTCGTACAGAACAAACTGGTAGAACAGCGCAATGAGTTTGACAATGTCTTCCACTCCATCCGCGATGGCGTGATAACGTATGATACAGACCTGCATATCCATTTCACGAACCGTTCTTTATTGAGGATGCTCCATCTGCCGTACGAGTCGGGCGGACGTTTTTATGAAGGCATGATGGCAGGCAGTATTTTCAATATCTATCATGAAGGGCAAAATATTCTTCATAAAATGCTGAAACAGGTAGCCCGTACGGGAGAGAGCGTACAGATACCACAAGGCTCTTTTATGAAAGAAGTGCACAGTGAGAATTACTTCCCGGTATCTGGAGAAATCGTTCCGATTCATTCGAAAGGGGGAATTACGGGCATGGCTCTTTCCGCACGTAACATCTCGGATGAAGAAATGCAGAAACGTTTCTTTGATATGGCACTGGATGAAAGTTCCATATACCCGTGGCAGTTTGACATGAAAACCAATTGCTTTATTTTCCCGCAAGGTTTCCTTGTGCAGATGGGATATGACGAATCAGTCACTACCATCACCCGTGAAGAAATGAACCGTACGATTCATCCGGACGATTTGAAGGAAATCATTCCGCAATTTGACAAGGCATTGACAGGAGAGAATAAGAATCCCCGTCTGAGTTTCCGCCAACGCAATGCGAATGGCGAATACGAGTGGTGGGAATACCGTTCTTCAGCTATCAGCGGTCTGACGCAGGATTCACTGTACGGCATATTGGGTGTGTGTCAAAGCATCCAGCGATATAAGACAGCCGAACAGGAAATGAGGGAAGCGCGCGATAAAGCTCTCCAGGCAGATAAACTGAAATCCGCTTTCCTCGCCAATATGAGCCACGAGATTCGTACTCCGTTGAATGCCATTGTAGGCTTCTCCGACTTGTTGAGTGATACAAGCGGCTTCACGGAAGAAGAAATCGCCCAGTTTATAGCGACTATTAACAAGAACTGTGGACTGCTGCTGGCATTGATAAACGACATTCTTGACTTGTCCCGTATCGAGTCCGGCACGATGGAATTTATGTTTGCAGACCACAACCTGCCTTTACTTTTAAAGACTGTCCATGATTCGCAAAGGCTGAATATGCCATCGGGCGTAGAACTGGTATTGCGTATGCCCGAAAGCGACAAGAAATATCTGAAAACAGATAATGTCCGCCTGCAGCAAGTAGTCAATAACCTGATTAATAACGCTGCCAAGTTTACGAGCAGCGGGTTTATCACTTTCGGCTATGAAGAAGATGAAGTCCCCGGATATACCCGTATCTTTGTAGAAGATACAGGTGTCGGCATTTCAGAAGAGGGCATCCGGCATATCTTCGAACGGTTCTATAAAGTCGATAACTTCACGCAAGGAGCCGGACTGGGGCTGAGTATCTGCCAAACTATCATCGAACGTCTGAAAGGCTCCATCTCCGTGACTTCCGAGGTAGGTAAAGGCACTCGTTTCACCGTACGCCTTCCCAACCATTGCGAATAA